A segment of the Pseudoalteromonas sp. DL-6 genome:
CACTAACTTTTATTGATATTGACCACATGCTCCTGCCGGATCAGCTTACTTTGCCGCTTTTATGGCTGGCGTTAATAGCCTCAGTTATGGGTTATACCATAGCCCCTAGCGATGCCATTATTGGCGCAGCATGTGGCTATTTAAGCTTATGGAGTGTGTTTTGGTTGTTTAAATTAATAACCGGTAAAGAAGGCATGGGCTATGGCGACTTTAAATTACTGGCGGTGTTTGGCGCATTGCTGGGTTGGCAATCGTTATTGACCATTATTTTGCTCTCCAGCGTGGTTGGCGCAGTAATTGGCATTGCCCTGCTGAGCATTCAAGGTAAAGACAAAGCAACACCGATTCCTTTTGGTCCTTATTTAGCAATAGCCGGTTGGATAACTATGCTGTGGGGGTCACAACTACAAAACAGCTATTTTAATTTTATTGGCTACTAACTATGAATAATACACACCATCATATTAAAAACTGGGTGCTAGGGCTAACCGGCGGCATTGGCTGTGGTAAAACCGCCGTAAGCAATATGCTGGCAGAACTAGGCATTACTATTGTTGATGCTGATATTATTGCTCGCCAAGTAGTTGAGCCTGGCACTGAAGGGCTTAATGCTATTGTTAAGCATTTTGGTACTGACATACTTAATGAACATGGCGCATTAAACCGAAGCGAACTAAGAGCGCGTATTTTTAGTAACGCTGAGCAAAAAGCATGGCTGAATGCGCTGCTACATCCTTTAATACGCACTAAACTGATCACTGATTTAACAAACGCGCAAAGCGACTACGTGGTGTTAGTTGCGCCGTTGTTATTTGAAAATGAGCTTGATAGCTACTGTAATCGTACCTTGCTAATTGACGTACCGGTAGAAATACAAATTACCCGCACTACAAAACGTGACAATATTAGCACTGAACAAGCAAAACAAATTATTGACGCACAAATGTCTCGTGAGCAAAAACAACATAAAGCGGATGATATTTTAAATAATAACCGCAACTTAAACGATGTAAAACAAGACTTACTTGAGCTGCATAAGTATTATTTACAGCAAGCTAAGTCTACAATATAACTGGATAAGCTAAATGCTAGATAGTAAACCATGCAACAGCGCATTTTTTATCAGTAAAAATACCTGCTGCATTGGTACGATTAATGTATTCCTTTCTTTTTTCTGATAAATTGCTGACAAATGAAGGATTAAATCAGGTGCGCAATGAATATTAACTCACCGTTATTAAGAAAATTTATTACCCTCGGCCGGGTTGATACCGATACCGTAAAAGCAAAACAACAAGAGTTTGCGTCAACTGCTGAGCTTATTTCTAAATGTGGCAAAATAGACAGCCAAGATTTAGCGCAACAATGTATTGATTTGTTTAGAGTGCCTTTTTTTGATTTAAAAGATTTTAATGTTGCACAAATATCTGCCGAGCTGGTTAAAGAAAAGCTGATCCGCAAGCACCATATTTTACCTTTGGTACAAAAAGGCAGAAAAGTATACATTGCTGCCTCTGATCCTACCGATTACGGCGCTTTTGAAAACTTTGAATTTAGCACCGGTTTATCATGCGAAGTGGTGGTGGTTGACTACCTACAGCTCGACCATAAAATTGAGCAACTACTGGATGCCACAGGTAGCTTAAACTTAAGTGAAGATGAATTTAAAGAGTTTGCTGAACTAGACTCTGAGCCACAAAGAGATAACACCCCTAAAGATGATGACAAAGACGATGCCCCTATTATTGTCTACATTAATAAAATTTTAATGGATGCAATAAAAAAAGGTGCTTCCGATCTTCACTTTGAACCCTATGAGCACAAATACCGTATTCGCTTTCGTATTGATGGTATTTTACATGAGGTAGCTAGTCCACCGAATAGTTTAGCAACCAAGCTTTCGGCGCGTATAAAAGTTATGTCACGCCTTGATATCGCTGAAAAACGTAAACCACAAGATGGCCGTATCAAGCTTAAAATTACTGAGCGTAAAAGTATTGATTTTCGTGTTAGTACCATGCCAACCCTATGGGGTGAAAAAGTGGTAATGCGTATTCTAGATTCATCCAGTGCTATGCTAGGCATTGATGTATTAGGTTATGAACCCGAACAGAAAAAACTCTACCTCGATGCACTAGAACAACCACAAGGGATGATTTTAGTGACCGGGCCAACCGGCTCGGGTAAAACCGTATCCTTGTATACGGGTTTAAATATACTTAATCAGCCGGAACGAAATATTAGTACCGCTGAAGATCCGGTAGAAATTAACCTCGAAGGGGTTAACCAAGTACAAATAAATATTAAAGCCGACATGACCTTTGCTAATGCTTTACGGGCGTTCTTACGTCAAGATCCCGATGTTGTCATGGTGGGTGAAATACGTGATTTAGAAACCGCTGAAATATCAATTAAAGCGGCGCAAACCGGTCACTTGGTGCTATCAACGCTTCACACTAACTCCGCGCCAGAAACCATTACCCGTTTGTTAAATATGGGTGTACCCGCGTATAATGTAGCCAGTTCAATTAGTTTAATTATAGCCCAGCGCTTAGCGCGCCGATTGTGCTCTAAATGTAAAGTACCAGAGCCTTTACCCCGTGAAGAGCTTATTCGCCAAGGCTTTAATGAACAACAAATACAGGACATGATTTTATACGCACCGAAAGGCTGTGAAAGCTGTACCGATGGCTATAAAGGCCGTGTTGGTATTTACGAAGTCATGAAAGTTACCCCAGAAATAGCGCAAATTATAATGCGCGGTGGTAACTCATTAGAAATTGCTGAGGTATCACTTAAAGCAGGGTTTAATAACATACGCTTATCAGGTCTTCGAAAAGCCGCAGAGGGCGTGACCTCACTCCTTGAGATAAACCGTGTCACTAGTTTTTAAATAAAGTGCTTAGTTGCTTAACAATAAATTGAGCGGCTAAGCCTATGTTAATTTGAGAGTAAATTATGCCAACTATGGTTAACTGCCCAAACTGCAAAGCACAAGTAGAATGGTCAGCACAAAGTCCGCACCGCCCTTTTTGTTCAAAGCGTTGCCAACTTATTGATTTAGGTGAATGGTCGTTTGAAAATAATAAAATTTCCGCGCCGATTACAGCTGCAGATGAGTTCAATCAAGACATGATTGAAGACATTGAAGCAATGATGGCAAAAAATGAAGATGACTTTTTTAAGTAACCTTTAAAGGTTCGAGGTTCGAGGTTCGAGGTTCGAGGTTCGAGGTTCGAGGTTCGAGGTTCGAGGTTCGAGAAATTTAAAAACCTTGCAGTTAACATTGCAAGGTTTTTTTATACCTGTAGCAGCGGGTTTACCCCGCGTCAGTATTAGGTTTTAAGTTTTAGGTTTTAGCAACAGGCAACTCTGTGAAGCGCAAAGCGCCTCTGACCCCTCTGTGGTTCAAAATATTCTGTAGATACAAGGCGGGGCTTCGGGCGACGAGCTTCACCCCTCGAACCTCGCACCTAGCCCTTCTACCTGCGGCGCTGCTCTATTTTAGCTAACTTTTCTTTTTGCTCAGCGTTAAGCAGTTGCATTACCTGATGCTGGGTTTTCAATTTAATTAATCCCAATTGCTGTTTCTTATCTTGGCGTGCGGTTAATAACTCTTTCGCTGCATTTTCGTCAAAGTTTGGCGCTGACAATAACGCATCCATCTGCGCTTTATAAGCTTGGCGCTGTGCCTTACGCGCGTCTTTATTTTGGTTTCTTAGTGCTTTAATCTGTGTTTTTTGCGCTGTAAAAATCGCTTTTAATTGTGTTTGTTGCTGTTGCGTAAGCGCCAGCTTATCTGCTGCTCGCTCAGAAAGTAAAAAGCGCGCTTGAGAGTGGCCTTGTTTATGTCCATCACCTTTTGCAAGTGCGCTGCCCGCACTGAGCGTTGCTGCTGTTAAGCCACATATAAGTACTAATTTTGATAGCATGTTTACTTTAGTCATAATCATCACCTTAATATTAGGTTGGTTGTTGGTTGCTAATGTTTACTATAACTAACTCAATACAAAGTAACGCAAAGCAGTGTAAAGGTTATGTAAAGACTAACTTTTGATGAATTTAGCGCGTAAAATAAAACCATAAACAGCGCGTAAGGCTTTATATATGAAACTATTAATGATTGATGATGACACCGGTTTATGTGAGTTATTGAGCGAGTATCTGAGCGCACAAGGCTTTAGCATTCAAACCGCACACGATGGTCAACAAGGCTTAGAGCTAGCCTTACAAAACGATTACGCGCTTATATTACTTGACGTTATGCTGCCCTCTATAGATGGCTTTGAAGTGCTAAAACAGCTCAGGCAAAGTAAATTAACACCAGTGATTATGCTGACCGCTAAAGGAGAAGACTTTGACCGTATTTTTGGCCTTGAACTCGGCGCGGATGATTATATTGCAAAACCATTTAATCACCGTGAACTCCTTGCCCGGGTTAAAGCCATTACTCGGCGTATTGAACACATTAATAGTGTGTCTAATAACAATAAAAAAATATCTTCAAACGGTATTACTGTTAATTTTGCTACGCGAGAAGCTAGTATTAATAACAACTCCCTCACACTAACGGGCACCGAATACGAGATACTTGCCTTATTGATAAAGCACGCCCCGAATGTAATTAGCAAAGAGCAAATAAGCGAAGATGTATTAGGCCGGCGGTTAGCGTCTTTTGACCGCTCTATAGATATGCATGTGAGTAATATCCGTAAAAAAATAGCCGAGCACATAGACGGTGATAAAATTAAAACAATGAGGGGAACAGGGTATGTCTTCATCCAAGGAGAATAAACCTCACCGTTTTAGTTGGCTACGCCACCCACGACATTATTTATTTTTTAAGGTCTTTACGTGGTTTTGGCTGACGATTATTGGCACTTTTACAGCGCTCTTTTTCTTGAGTAATATTTCACTAATAAATGCCATTAGCCATGACCCACTGCAAGGACCAATGCAGAAAAACCTAGAATACCTAGCACGAGCTATCGAGCGCAGCGCACATAAACACAAGCGATCTATTAATGACATTATTACTCATCCGCGTTTAACTAAACGTAAATTACTTTATTTAAATTCACAAAACAGCGATGAGGTTTTGATCAGTAAAGATGTTGAGAACAATATTGATTTAAGCTTACTTAACTTTAGCAAGGGGATGCCTCCACAGGTTATTTTTACTGAATACTATCAAGCTTTTGGCCCCATGCGTATTCGTGTTCCCGAAGGGGAATTTGAGTTATATGAAATAGATATAAATCAGCAGCGGCCGCTCTTTATTCGTTTAAGGTTGCTACCTGTATGGTTAAAAATTTCCATCGCGATTATCGCCTCACTTACATTAAGTTTTTTATTTAGTCGTAACTTAATTGCCCCTATAAATAGTTTAAAACAAGCAGCAATCAAGCTCTCAAACGGCGATTTAAGTGCGCGTGCGGCAATAAATAGTCAGCGAAAAGATGAACTTGGAGTTTTAGGCCGCGACTTTAACCGCATGGCCGATCAACTAGAGCAGCTACTTAGCGCTCAAAAGCGCTTATTAGCCGATATATCCCATGAATTACGTTCTCCGCTAACTCGTTTAAAAATGGCGACGGGGCTGGCGCAAATGCAAGCAAGTGAAGCAAGCCAATCGTATTTATTGCGTATTGAAAAAGAAGCTAATCAGCTGGATAAAATGATAGCCGATGTATTACAGGTATCGCGCTTAGAAGCAAATAGCCAACCTTTATCGCTGCAAGCACAGTCGTTGCAAGTGATTGTTGACCATGTGATTAACGATGCTCAGTTTGAAGCGAAACAGCACAATAAAACCTTACTTGTACACGGTAATGTTGAAGTAAATATAGAATGTGACGAAATGTTGATTGCCAGTGCCTTAGAGAACATTCTGCGCAATGCCATTAAATATGCACAACATACTATTAGCATCAGCTTAAAACACAGTGATACCATATACATACAAATATGTGACGATGGCCCTGGCGTACCTAAGGCGCAACTTGATAAGTTGTGTGAACCGTTTTTCAGGCAATCAGATGCCCGCGACCGCCTCAGCGGTGGCACGGGTTTAGGGTTAGCCATTGCAAAAAATGCGGTGATCGCGCATGGTGGAAATTTAGCTTTATCAAATAAAGACGCTGGCGGGTTGTGCGTTGAGGTAAGCTTACCAATACAAAAGAGAGAGCATGTTTTATAGTACTGAAAGTGAGCTTGAAAAGAATCAGCCTGCAATAATTGAGTTTTATACTAATACGCTAAAAAAAGCGTATTTAAACACAGCGGCTGGGGAATTGTTTTATGCTTATGCCAAGCCTAACGATGCTCACACTGCCATTGTTATTAGTTCAGGGCGTATTGAAGGACTGGATAAATACAAAGAGCTACTTTGGGAGCTTTATTGTAATAATTTTGCAGTGTTTATTGTTGATCACCAAGGCCAAGGTCGCTCTTATCGGTTATTAAAAAACCCCCATAAAGGCTACGTAAAACAATTTGAAGATTACAGTCACGATCTTAACCAGTTTAATGAAAAAGTGGTGCAGCAGCACTGGCAAGGTAAAAAGTTACTGCTTAGTCATTCAATGGGCGGCGCCATTGCATTTGATTACTTAGCACGTTATTCACATGATTTTAGTGGGGCATTTTTATCGGCGCCCATGTTTGATATTCATACCAAAGGAATACCCAAGCCAATTGCACAGTTTATCGCTGCAAGTGCCTCATTATTAGGGCTCTCAGGATGTTATGCACTAGGACAAAACGATTACTCACCTGAAGAGTTTGCGCTTAATACTTTAACCAGTAGCCAAATACGTTACGAGCAATTTAGGGCAACTTATCAGCAAACCCCACTATTACAATTAGGTGGCGTGACTTATGGCTGGCTGAATACTGTTTTTTCGTTTATTAAAGCGCTTGATAAACTATCCATAACCACCCCACTATTTATAGCTAGCGCAGAAAATGATGAAGTGGTTGATAATCAAGCCCAATACAAGCTTGCAAGCCGGCATAAAAATACGCTAATCAAGCAGTTTAAAGGGGCTAAGCACGAGCTATTTTTTGAGCGTGATGAAATTCGCCAACCACTACTAACAAGCCTATATAAATTTTGTGAGTCGCTAAGTTAACCTAAATTCTGGTTAGGTTAACGACCAAGCGATAATGGATCTAGGTGAATCAATATATCCACTTCCGATTCAAATTGCTGAGTGATCATCAGCTCAACTTCGTCGGCTACTTTATGGGCACGAATAAGCGGTAAATGATCATCAAGCTCTAAATGCAGTTGGATAAACTTAACTTTACCGCCTTGTCGAGTACGAATTCCGTGTACCCCATAAACATCAATATGGGCATGCGCTATTTCAAAAATACTTTGCTTTTCTTCATCTGGCAGCTCTTTATCCATTAAGTGCGAGGCACTCTCAGTCGCTATATCCCAGCTGTTATAAAGTAAGTAACCCGCTACACCAATGGCAAACAAAGGATCAGCATACAGCACCCCATAATAAGCAAGTAAAATAGCAATTAGTACCGCCGCGTTTAAAATTAAATCGCCTTTATAGTGAACAGAATCAGCCTTGATGGCGATTGATTCTGTATGCTTCACTACTTTATTTTGCACAAATACAATTACTAAAGTACATGCTATAGCAAAAATACTGACCCACACACCTAATAATGAATGTGTCAGCTCTACGGGGTTAATTAGTCGCTCAATACCGTGAAACGCCAATAAACAACCTGAGCCTGCAATAAAAGCGGCCTGCCCAAGCCCTGCAAGTGCCTCTGCTTTACCGTGGCCAAATCGGTGGTCGTCATCCGCAGGACGCAGTGCATACGATAAAACCAAAAAGCTCATTAGTGTTGCTGTTATATCCATTAATGAGTCGGTTAATGAGCCAAGCATTGACGCCGAACCCGACGCAAGCCACGCCCATGCTTTGGTCGCAATCATTAGGCTGACCATAATCATGGTCACTATACTGGAGGCCTTGACCCAAAATTCATAACTGCGATTATGCACGTATCTTTCCGTTGTAAGCTGTATTTAATGTTTTCAGTATATCATTTTTTATTCATTGTTCGTGTATACTGACCCCGTCAAATTAAAGATTTTATAGGGCTTATTGTGCTGGATATTGTTTTATACCAACCTGAAATTCCGCCTAACACCGGGAATATCATTCGTTTATGTGCCAATACAGGCTATTCACTGCATTTAATTGAACCGTTAGGGTTTGAATGGGATGACAAACGTGTAAAACGCGCTGGCCTTGATTATCATGAATTTAGCCATGTACAACGCCATGCTTCATTTGAAGCTTACTTAGAAAAGTGTCAGCCTAAAAAAGTGTATGCGTGCACCACTAAAGGCAGTCAGTTTCACCATCAAGCACAATATGAAGCGGGTGACTGCTTAGTATTCGGCCCTGAGACCCGAGGCCTACCTGATGACATGATCCAAGCATTACCAAACGAGCAACGAGTACGTATTCCTATGCAAGCCGACAGCCGTAGTATGAATCTATCTAATGCGGTAGCTGTGTTTGTGTATGAGTCTTGGCGCCAGCTTGGTTTTCCAAACGCCCAGTAAGGTTTTAGGTTTTAGGTTTTAGGTTTTAGGTTTTAGGTTTTAGGTTTTAGGTTTTAGGTTTTAGGCAAACAAAAATACCTGTCACCTAAAACCTAGCAGTTCGTTTTATTCTGATTTCTGTTCACGACCTAATAAGGCCATAGCAGCTGCTTTCATGTCTTTATTTTCATAAAGTACTTTGTATATTTGCTCAGTAATTGGCATTTCAACACCTGCTCGCTGCGCGAGTAAATACACTTCTTTGGTGTTTCTAAAGCCTTCAACGACTTGGCCAATTGATGCAATCGCATCATCAACACTTTCACCTTTACCTAACGCTAAACCAAAACGGCGGTTGCGCGATTGGTTATCGGTACAGGTTAAAATTAAATCGCCTAAACCAGCCATACCCATAAAGGTTTCTGGTTTTGCACCCAGTGCACAACCCAAACGCGATAACTCTGCTAAACCACGTGTAATAAGCGCGGTACGTGCATTTGCACCAAAGCCGACACCATCAGAAATCCCTGCACCAATAGCAATTACGTTTTTAACCGCACCACCAAGCTGGATGCCAATAAAGTCATCATTGTTGTACACCCGAAACGAGCGGCCGCAATGGAGTAGATCGGCAATTTGTTTCGCAAATGCTGATGAAGTTGATGACACCGAAATAGCAGTAGGTGAACCCATCGCCATTTCTTTTGCAAAGGTTGGCCCAGAAAGTACCGCTAATGGTACTTCTTCACCGAGCTCTTGCACTGCCACTTCTTGCAATAAGCGCCCAGTATCTGGCTCAAGTCCTTTAGTAGCCCAGGCTATTTTTGCATTTGGCCGCAAAGCCGGTTTAATTTGCTTTAGCGTGTCGGCAAATGCGTGGCTTGGCACAACAACCAGTACAATATCGCTAGCTGCTGTTGCTTGCTGCAAATCGGCTTCAAGGGTTAAGGTGTCAGGAAAAGGAATATCAGGTAAGTAACGTTGATTTTTTCGCTCAGCTGCAAGCGTCGCAACGTCTTGGCTATTGCGCCCCCATAAAGTCACATTGTGACCATTTCGGGCTAAACAAATAGCAAGGGCGGTGCCATAAGACCCCGCCCCTAAAAC
Coding sequences within it:
- the coaE gene encoding dephospho-CoA kinase (Dephospho-CoA kinase (CoaE) performs the final step in coenzyme A biosynthesis.), whose protein sequence is MNNTHHHIKNWVLGLTGGIGCGKTAVSNMLAELGITIVDADIIARQVVEPGTEGLNAIVKHFGTDILNEHGALNRSELRARIFSNAEQKAWLNALLHPLIRTKLITDLTNAQSDYVVLVAPLLFENELDSYCNRTLLIDVPVEIQITRTTKRDNISTEQAKQIIDAQMSREQKQHKADDILNNNRNLNDVKQDLLELHKYYLQQAKSTI
- the pilB gene encoding type IV-A pilus assembly ATPase PilB is translated as MNINSPLLRKFITLGRVDTDTVKAKQQEFASTAELISKCGKIDSQDLAQQCIDLFRVPFFDLKDFNVAQISAELVKEKLIRKHHILPLVQKGRKVYIAASDPTDYGAFENFEFSTGLSCEVVVVDYLQLDHKIEQLLDATGSLNLSEDEFKEFAELDSEPQRDNTPKDDDKDDAPIIVYINKILMDAIKKGASDLHFEPYEHKYRIRFRIDGILHEVASPPNSLATKLSARIKVMSRLDIAEKRKPQDGRIKLKITERKSIDFRVSTMPTLWGEKVVMRILDSSSAMLGIDVLGYEPEQKKLYLDALEQPQGMILVTGPTGSGKTVSLYTGLNILNQPERNISTAEDPVEINLEGVNQVQINIKADMTFANALRAFLRQDPDVVMVGEIRDLETAEISIKAAQTGHLVLSTLHTNSAPETITRLLNMGVPAYNVASSISLIIAQRLARRLCSKCKVPEPLPREELIRQGFNEQQIQDMILYAPKGCESCTDGYKGRVGIYEVMKVTPEIAQIIMRGGNSLEIAEVSLKAGFNNIRLSGLRKAAEGVTSLLEINRVTSF
- the yacG gene encoding DNA gyrase inhibitor YacG, with product MPTMVNCPNCKAQVEWSAQSPHRPFCSKRCQLIDLGEWSFENNKISAPITAADEFNQDMIEDIEAMMAKNEDDFFK
- a CDS encoding Spy/CpxP family protein refolding chaperone → MTKVNMLSKLVLICGLTAATLSAGSALAKGDGHKQGHSQARFLLSERAADKLALTQQQQTQLKAIFTAQKTQIKALRNQNKDARKAQRQAYKAQMDALLSAPNFDENAAKELLTARQDKKQQLGLIKLKTQHQVMQLLNAEQKEKLAKIEQRRR
- a CDS encoding response regulator, with translation MKLLMIDDDTGLCELLSEYLSAQGFSIQTAHDGQQGLELALQNDYALILLDVMLPSIDGFEVLKQLRQSKLTPVIMLTAKGEDFDRIFGLELGADDYIAKPFNHRELLARVKAITRRIEHINSVSNNNKKISSNGITVNFATREASINNNSLTLTGTEYEILALLIKHAPNVISKEQISEDVLGRRLASFDRSIDMHVSNIRKKIAEHIDGDKIKTMRGTGYVFIQGE
- a CDS encoding ATP-binding protein, which gives rise to MSSSKENKPHRFSWLRHPRHYLFFKVFTWFWLTIIGTFTALFFLSNISLINAISHDPLQGPMQKNLEYLARAIERSAHKHKRSINDIITHPRLTKRKLLYLNSQNSDEVLISKDVENNIDLSLLNFSKGMPPQVIFTEYYQAFGPMRIRVPEGEFELYEIDINQQRPLFIRLRLLPVWLKISIAIIASLTLSFLFSRNLIAPINSLKQAAIKLSNGDLSARAAINSQRKDELGVLGRDFNRMADQLEQLLSAQKRLLADISHELRSPLTRLKMATGLAQMQASEASQSYLLRIEKEANQLDKMIADVLQVSRLEANSQPLSLQAQSLQVIVDHVINDAQFEAKQHNKTLLVHGNVEVNIECDEMLIASALENILRNAIKYAQHTISISLKHSDTIYIQICDDGPGVPKAQLDKLCEPFFRQSDARDRLSGGTGLGLAIAKNAVIAHGGNLALSNKDAGGLCVEVSLPIQKREHVL
- a CDS encoding alpha/beta fold hydrolase, which produces MFYSTESELEKNQPAIIEFYTNTLKKAYLNTAAGELFYAYAKPNDAHTAIVISSGRIEGLDKYKELLWELYCNNFAVFIVDHQGQGRSYRLLKNPHKGYVKQFEDYSHDLNQFNEKVVQQHWQGKKLLLSHSMGGAIAFDYLARYSHDFSGAFLSAPMFDIHTKGIPKPIAQFIAASASLLGLSGCYALGQNDYSPEEFALNTLTSSQIRYEQFRATYQQTPLLQLGGVTYGWLNTVFSFIKALDKLSITTPLFIASAENDEVVDNQAQYKLASRHKNTLIKQFKGAKHELFFERDEIRQPLLTSLYKFCESLS
- a CDS encoding cation diffusion facilitator family transporter, which gives rise to MIMVSLMIATKAWAWLASGSASMLGSLTDSLMDITATLMSFLVLSYALRPADDDHRFGHGKAEALAGLGQAAFIAGSGCLLAFHGIERLINPVELTHSLLGVWVSIFAIACTLVIVFVQNKVVKHTESIAIKADSVHYKGDLILNAAVLIAILLAYYGVLYADPLFAIGVAGYLLYNSWDIATESASHLMDKELPDEEKQSIFEIAHAHIDVYGVHGIRTRQGGKVKFIQLHLELDDHLPLIRAHKVADEVELMITQQFESEVDILIHLDPLSLGR
- the trmL gene encoding tRNA (uridine(34)/cytosine(34)/5-carboxymethylaminomethyluridine(34)-2'-O)-methyltransferase TrmL, translating into MLDIVLYQPEIPPNTGNIIRLCANTGYSLHLIEPLGFEWDDKRVKRAGLDYHEFSHVQRHASFEAYLEKCQPKKVYACTTKGSQFHHQAQYEAGDCLVFGPETRGLPDDMIQALPNEQRVRIPMQADSRSMNLSNAVAVFVYESWRQLGFPNAQ
- the gpsA gene encoding NAD(P)H-dependent glycerol-3-phosphate dehydrogenase; translated protein: MNTATSAVTVLGAGSYGTALAICLARNGHNVTLWGRNSQDVATLAAERKNQRYLPDIPFPDTLTLEADLQQATAASDIVLVVVPSHAFADTLKQIKPALRPNAKIAWATKGLEPDTGRLLQEVAVQELGEEVPLAVLSGPTFAKEMAMGSPTAISVSSTSSAFAKQIADLLHCGRSFRVYNNDDFIGIQLGGAVKNVIAIGAGISDGVGFGANARTALITRGLAELSRLGCALGAKPETFMGMAGLGDLILTCTDNQSRNRRFGLALGKGESVDDAIASIGQVVEGFRNTKEVYLLAQRAGVEMPITEQIYKVLYENKDMKAAAMALLGREQKSE